One Herbaspirillum rubrisubalbicans genomic window carries:
- a CDS encoding Lrp/AsnC family transcriptional regulator has protein sequence MMTNGALKLDRIDLRILCHLQQNSRITNVILADAVGLSPSPCLIRVKRLEKAGYISGYGAYIRLEKLADVQIVFTEVTLSDHRREDFAKFESYIRNVDEIIECHLVSGGYDYLLKFMTRSVVHYQSVIESLLEQNLRIEKYFSYIVIKSPFVKHHYPLEKFIQS, from the coding sequence ATGATGACTAATGGCGCGTTGAAACTGGACCGGATCGATCTGAGGATTTTGTGTCACCTGCAGCAGAATAGCCGCATTACCAATGTGATCCTGGCCGATGCCGTGGGCCTGTCGCCCAGTCCCTGCCTGATCCGCGTCAAGCGCCTGGAAAAAGCCGGCTACATCAGCGGCTATGGCGCCTACATCCGGCTGGAAAAACTGGCCGATGTGCAGATCGTGTTTACCGAAGTGACGCTGTCGGACCATCGGCGCGAAGACTTTGCCAAGTTCGAGTCCTATATCCGCAATGTCGATGAAATCATCGAATGCCACCTGGTCAGCGGTGGCTATGATTACCTGCTCAAGTTCATGACCCGTAGCGTGGTGCATTACCAGAGCGTGATCGAGTCGCTGCTGGAACAGAACCTGCGCATCGAGAAGTATTTCAGCTACATCGTCATCAAGTCGCCCTTCGTCAAGCATCACTATCCTTTGGAAAAGTTCATACAGAGCTAA